One stretch of Pandoraea oxalativorans DNA includes these proteins:
- a CDS encoding benzoate-CoA ligase family protein codes for MEAVLTPPPANFNFAAHLETLNRERAAKTAYLDDTRSLTYGELAEQSRRFATGLTRAGVHREERILLVMLDTIDLPVAFLGALYAGVVPVVVNTLLTADDYAYMILHSKAQLVIASGALMPTVHAALDKVAEAGSPPPCIVSQPIVTENDGATPLPTFDALLDGPPSALPVDTAGDDIAFWLYSSGSTGKPKGTVHTHANLYWTAETYGRNVLGIREDDVVFSAAKLFFAYGLGNGLTFPLSVGATIVLMAERPTAEAVAKRLREHRPTIFYGVPTLYATLLASPHLPARADVALRLCTSAGEALPREIGERFTAHFGAEILDGIGSTEMLHIFLSNRAGQVAYGTTGEPVPGYAVELRDENGQPVPDGEIGDLYIKGPSAALMYWCNREKSRSTFLGEWLKSGDKYQRLPNGYYVYAGRSDDMLKVSGQYVSPIEVEMVLMQHDAVLEAGVVGRDDNGLTKTQAFVVLKPGLVATDAMATELKAFVKARLAPHKYPRELVFVDDLPKTATGKVQRFKLRELL; via the coding sequence ATGGAAGCCGTACTCACCCCACCGCCGGCGAACTTCAACTTCGCCGCGCATCTGGAGACGCTCAACCGCGAGCGCGCTGCCAAGACTGCATATCTCGACGACACACGCTCGCTGACGTATGGCGAGCTGGCCGAGCAAAGCCGACGCTTCGCCACCGGCCTCACGCGCGCGGGCGTGCATCGCGAAGAGCGCATTCTGCTTGTCATGCTCGACACCATCGACCTGCCCGTCGCGTTTCTCGGCGCGCTGTATGCAGGCGTGGTGCCGGTCGTCGTGAACACGCTGCTCACGGCCGACGACTACGCATACATGATCTTGCACAGCAAGGCGCAGCTCGTGATCGCCTCCGGCGCGCTGATGCCGACGGTGCATGCCGCCCTCGACAAGGTCGCCGAGGCCGGGTCGCCACCGCCGTGCATCGTCTCGCAACCGATCGTGACCGAGAACGACGGCGCGACCCCATTGCCGACCTTCGACGCACTCCTCGATGGCCCACCCAGCGCACTGCCCGTCGACACCGCGGGCGACGACATCGCATTCTGGCTGTACTCGTCCGGCTCGACCGGCAAGCCCAAGGGCACCGTGCACACGCACGCCAATCTTTACTGGACGGCCGAGACATACGGACGCAACGTGCTCGGCATTCGCGAAGACGATGTCGTGTTCTCTGCGGCCAAACTGTTCTTCGCGTACGGCCTCGGCAACGGGCTGACGTTCCCGCTGTCCGTCGGTGCAACCATCGTGCTGATGGCGGAACGCCCCACGGCGGAAGCGGTGGCGAAGCGCCTGCGAGAGCATCGTCCTACGATCTTCTACGGTGTGCCGACGCTCTACGCCACGCTGCTCGCTTCGCCGCATCTGCCCGCACGCGCCGACGTGGCGCTGCGTCTGTGCACGTCCGCGGGCGAAGCGCTGCCGCGCGAGATCGGCGAGCGTTTCACCGCGCACTTCGGTGCGGAGATTCTGGACGGCATCGGCTCGACCGAAATGCTGCACATCTTTCTGTCGAACCGCGCGGGCCAGGTGGCCTACGGCACGACCGGCGAACCGGTGCCCGGCTACGCCGTGGAGTTGCGCGACGAGAACGGTCAGCCGGTGCCCGACGGGGAGATCGGCGATCTGTACATCAAGGGGCCGAGCGCCGCGCTCATGTACTGGTGCAACCGCGAGAAGTCGCGCTCGACATTCCTCGGCGAGTGGCTCAAGAGCGGCGACAAGTACCAGCGTCTGCCCAATGGGTATTACGTCTATGCGGGACGCAGTGACGATATGCTCAAGGTCAGCGGCCAATACGTCTCCCCCATCGAAGTCGAGATGGTGCTGATGCAGCACGACGCGGTGCTGGAAGCGGGGGTCGTGGGACGCGACGACAACGGCCTGACGAAGACCCAGGCGTTCGTTGTCCTCAAGCCGGGGCTGGTCGCCACGGACGCCATGGCGACCGAGCTGAAGGCCTTCGTCAAGGCGCGCCTCGCGCCGCATAAATATCCTCGCGAGCTGGTGTTCGTCGACGATCTTCCGAAGACCGCCACGGGCAAGGTGCAACGCTTCAAGCTGCGCGAGTTGCTTTAG
- a CDS encoding alpha/beta fold hydrolase, which translates to MSDIQFARIETPSHGALSLEYRWIHRERTDAPLLVFLHEGLGSVAMWKDWPQQLCDAGGYRGLVFSRNGYGRSTPRPKDEKWPVDFMHRQAREVLPAFLDAVGVGKAQADRVWLVGHSDGGSIALLFSAAFPDRLAGAVVIAPHLFVEDVSVESIAKTKTVYQTTDLRTKLGRYHDDVDSAFWGWNDIWLNPAFRDWNLVGAVATISKPLLAIQGENDEYGTMAQMDSIAAHVPHAKVVKLPDCGHSPHRDAPAPLGAAIVAFIGAQVRRQAA; encoded by the coding sequence ATGTCGGACATACAGTTCGCCAGGATCGAGACGCCCTCGCACGGTGCGCTCTCGCTGGAGTATCGATGGATCCACCGCGAGCGCACCGACGCGCCGCTGCTGGTGTTTCTGCACGAAGGGCTCGGCTCCGTCGCCATGTGGAAGGACTGGCCGCAGCAGTTGTGCGACGCCGGCGGCTATCGCGGACTCGTGTTTTCACGCAACGGCTATGGCCGCTCGACGCCACGCCCGAAGGACGAGAAGTGGCCCGTCGACTTCATGCACCGTCAGGCGCGCGAAGTGCTCCCCGCATTTCTCGATGCGGTCGGTGTCGGCAAAGCGCAGGCAGACCGCGTGTGGCTCGTCGGTCATAGCGACGGCGGCTCGATTGCGCTGCTGTTCTCGGCGGCATTCCCCGACCGGCTGGCAGGCGCTGTCGTGATCGCACCGCATCTGTTCGTCGAGGACGTTTCCGTCGAGAGCATCGCAAAGACGAAAACCGTCTACCAGACGACGGACCTGCGCACAAAACTCGGCCGCTATCACGACGATGTGGACTCGGCCTTCTGGGGCTGGAACGACATCTGGCTGAATCCGGCGTTCCGCGACTGGAATCTGGTCGGCGCGGTGGCCACCATCTCGAAACCGCTGCTCGCCATTCAGGGCGAGAACGACGAGTACGGCACGATGGCGCAGATGGACAGCATTGCCGCGCACGTGCCGCACGCGAAGGTGGTGAAGCTGCCGGACTGCGGACACTCGCCGCATCGCGACGCCCCGGCACCGCTCGGCGCGGCCATCGTCGCGTTCATCGGGGCACAGGTACGGCGTCAGGCGGCGTGA
- the selD gene encoding selenide, water dikinase SelD, with product MTANEATQVGAETAAQSSAQAPRLTSLSHGGGCGCKIAPGVLSELLARNEAPLPAPAALLVGTETSDDAAVYQLNDEQAIIATTDFFMPIVDNPFDFGRIAATNALSDIYAMGGKPIFALAIVGMPINVLPHETIREILRGGESICAEAGIPIAGGHSIDSVEPIYGLAALGVVHPKRLKRNADAQAGDVLVLGKPLGVGVMSAALKKNQLDDEGYRCMIDATTRLNRVGPALAALPGVHALTDVTGFGLLGHTLEMCRGANLAAYLRMSDVPLFDGVRELADKGCITGASGRNWASYGKSVELGERITERDRDLLCDPQTAGGLLVSCAPGAVDDVLAVFRADGFDAAGIVGAMRPGTPGVRVI from the coding sequence ATGACTGCAAACGAAGCAACTCAAGTGGGTGCTGAAACGGCGGCACAATCGTCGGCACAAGCGCCGCGTCTGACGTCGCTATCGCACGGCGGCGGCTGCGGCTGCAAGATCGCGCCGGGCGTGCTTTCCGAATTGCTGGCGCGCAACGAGGCGCCGCTGCCCGCCCCGGCCGCGCTGCTGGTCGGCACCGAAACGTCCGACGACGCCGCCGTCTATCAGCTCAACGACGAGCAGGCCATCATCGCGACGACGGACTTCTTCATGCCCATCGTCGACAATCCGTTCGACTTTGGCCGTATCGCCGCGACCAACGCACTCTCCGACATCTACGCGATGGGCGGCAAGCCGATTTTCGCGCTGGCCATCGTCGGCATGCCGATCAACGTATTGCCGCACGAAACGATCCGCGAGATTCTGCGCGGTGGCGAGTCGATCTGCGCCGAAGCGGGCATCCCGATTGCGGGCGGTCACAGCATCGATTCCGTCGAACCGATCTATGGCCTGGCGGCGCTGGGGGTGGTGCATCCGAAGCGACTCAAGCGCAATGCCGATGCGCAGGCGGGCGACGTGCTTGTGCTCGGCAAACCGCTCGGCGTCGGCGTGATGTCGGCCGCGCTCAAGAAGAATCAACTCGACGACGAGGGCTACCGCTGCATGATCGACGCCACCACGCGCCTCAATCGGGTAGGCCCGGCGCTCGCCGCGCTGCCCGGCGTACATGCGCTGACCGACGTGACCGGTTTCGGTCTGCTCGGCCACACGCTGGAGATGTGCCGAGGCGCGAATCTCGCCGCCTATCTGCGAATGTCGGACGTGCCGCTGTTCGACGGCGTGCGCGAACTGGCGGACAAGGGATGCATTACCGGCGCGTCCGGTCGCAACTGGGCGTCGTACGGCAAGTCGGTGGAGCTTGGGGAGCGCATTACGGAGCGTGACCGCGATCTGCTGTGCGATCCGCAGACGGCTGGCGGCCTGCTGGTGTCGTGCGCACCGGGTGCGGTGGACGACGTGCTGGCCGTCTTCCGTGCCGATGGCTTCGACGCAGCGGGGATCGTGGGCGCGATGCGTCCGGGCACACCGGGCGTGCGCGTCATCTGA
- a CDS encoding transglutaminase-like domain-containing protein produces MQRRRFLSLGAYALPASLLSTSLLPGYAHAARSSSQTPGAADGWRTFELTTQVDLPAGNGPANVWLPVATSPSGAYQQALGTHWHAPGARAELRMARGASGIGVPMLAVAWPESAAQDARTVTLTNTFATRDRVVDLSQPPSANAPSESAAVLRQYLQPTELQPTDGLVRETAEKITRGEKGDVEKARAIYQWIVENCRREGSVRGCGTGDVRYMLTTGDLAGKCADINALFTALARSVGIPARDAYGVRVATSRRGFNSLGKAGDVTRAQHCRAEFYAAGYGWVPVDPADVRKVVLEEVPGGLPLDDLRVRAARAMLFGQWEMNWVAFNHGADIALPGAQGKPASTVPFLMYPNGEVARAQLDSLNPDTFRYRMSAREIAA; encoded by the coding sequence ATGCAACGCCGCCGCTTCCTGTCTCTGGGCGCTTACGCCCTGCCCGCCTCGCTGCTGTCCACCTCGCTGCTACCGGGCTATGCCCACGCGGCCAGATCGTCGAGCCAGACACCTGGCGCCGCCGATGGCTGGCGCACGTTTGAGTTGACGACACAGGTCGACTTGCCCGCTGGCAACGGCCCGGCGAACGTCTGGCTGCCGGTGGCGACGTCGCCGTCGGGGGCCTACCAGCAAGCGCTCGGCACGCACTGGCACGCGCCGGGGGCCAGGGCCGAGTTGCGCATGGCGCGTGGCGCGTCGGGCATCGGTGTGCCGATGCTCGCCGTGGCATGGCCCGAGAGCGCCGCGCAGGACGCGCGCACCGTCACCCTGACGAACACGTTTGCGACACGCGATCGCGTGGTCGATCTGTCGCAGCCTCCGTCGGCCAACGCACCGAGCGAATCGGCGGCGGTGCTGCGTCAGTACCTCCAGCCGACCGAACTCCAGCCGACCGACGGTCTGGTACGCGAGACTGCCGAGAAGATCACGCGTGGCGAGAAGGGCGACGTGGAGAAAGCGCGCGCCATCTATCAATGGATCGTGGAGAACTGCCGTCGCGAAGGCTCGGTGCGCGGTTGCGGCACGGGCGACGTGCGCTACATGCTCACGACCGGCGACCTCGCGGGCAAGTGTGCCGACATCAACGCACTCTTCACGGCGCTGGCGCGCTCCGTGGGGATTCCCGCGCGAGACGCTTACGGTGTGCGCGTGGCGACCTCGCGTCGTGGTTTCAACAGTCTGGGCAAGGCGGGGGACGTGACGCGTGCCCAGCATTGCCGCGCCGAGTTTTACGCGGCGGGTTACGGCTGGGTCCCCGTCGATCCGGCGGATGTGCGCAAGGTCGTACTCGAAGAAGTGCCGGGCGGTCTGCCGCTCGACGATCTGCGCGTTCGCGCCGCGCGTGCAATGCTCTTCGGCCAATGGGAGATGAACTGGGTCGCGTTCAATCACGGCGCGGACATTGCGCTGCCCGGCGCGCAGGGCAAGCCTGCAAGCACCGTACCGTTCCTCATGTACCCGAATGGCGAAGTGGCGCGCGCTCAGCTCGACAGTCTGAATCCGGACACCTTCCGATATCGCATGAGCGCCCGCGAAATCGCGGCCTGA
- a CDS encoding TlpA family protein disulfide reductase, giving the protein MQRRHFLHTLGALGAAGALGATGPDALAAGPTKGATEVDDSALAGTSGGTLSAWRGATPAFSLDGLDGKTYALSQYRGRVVIVNFWATWCGPCREEIPAMGAVVRQYRQRGLALLAINYKEPATTVKPFVDKLPIDGTVLLDTDGAVYKRFGSLGLPATYLVDRAGNARFWRMGELDWTDMGLHGHIEALVAQKSGTPA; this is encoded by the coding sequence ATGCAACGCCGTCACTTTCTTCACACGCTGGGGGCGCTCGGTGCTGCCGGTGCATTAGGGGCCACCGGCCCCGATGCGCTCGCAGCGGGACCGACAAAGGGGGCGACTGAGGTCGACGACAGCGCGCTCGCCGGGACGTCCGGCGGCACGCTCTCGGCATGGCGCGGCGCGACACCGGCGTTCTCGCTCGACGGGCTCGACGGCAAGACGTACGCGCTGTCGCAGTATCGCGGACGCGTCGTCATCGTCAACTTCTGGGCGACGTGGTGCGGGCCTTGCCGCGAGGAGATTCCGGCGATGGGGGCGGTGGTGCGTCAGTACCGTCAGCGCGGCCTCGCCCTGCTCGCCATCAACTACAAGGAACCGGCCACGACGGTGAAGCCCTTCGTCGACAAGCTCCCCATCGACGGCACCGTGCTGCTCGACACCGACGGCGCGGTCTACAAACGCTTCGGCTCGCTCGGCCTGCCCGCGACCTATCTCGTCGACCGCGCGGGCAACGCGCGCTTCTGGCGCATGGGCGAACTGGACTGGACCGACATGGGGCTGCACGGCCACATCGAAGCGCTGGTCGCACAGAAGAGCGGCACGCCCGCCTGA
- a CDS encoding LysR family transcriptional regulator, whose translation MANIDVRLLRYFVAVAEAGHMTRAAERLGIGQPPLSQQIRVLETQLGVALFERLPRGMALTDAGQAFLVDAYEVVRKLDQAVDDVRRVAAGIKGRLSVGFTSSAALHPFVPTVIRAFRSDAPSVSLMLDESSTGDLLDGLRDGHIDVAFIRQPQGNTGEITVVQVLEEPMVLAVPSAHPLALTGRAGKAAVPMTAIASEKLILYRRRAGQGLYDAIIAACHGAGFSPAIEQEAPRLLTTLSLVAAGLGVSVVPASLMRMQIEGIVYRPLAPPPRAPLCCAYREGVLAGPTARLLEHVNAAVQTIAKA comes from the coding sequence ATGGCAAACATCGACGTGCGCTTGCTGCGCTACTTCGTTGCGGTGGCTGAAGCCGGGCACATGACGCGGGCCGCCGAGCGGCTCGGCATCGGGCAGCCTCCGCTCTCGCAACAGATCCGCGTCCTTGAGACACAACTGGGCGTGGCGCTCTTCGAACGCTTGCCGCGCGGCATGGCGCTCACCGACGCGGGGCAGGCCTTCCTCGTCGACGCCTACGAAGTCGTGCGCAAGCTCGATCAGGCGGTCGACGACGTACGGCGCGTGGCGGCAGGCATCAAGGGACGCCTGTCGGTCGGCTTCACCAGCTCGGCCGCGCTCCATCCGTTCGTGCCGACGGTCATTCGCGCGTTCCGCAGCGATGCGCCGTCGGTGTCCTTGATGCTCGACGAGTCGAGTACGGGGGATTTGCTGGACGGGTTGCGCGACGGGCATATCGACGTCGCGTTCATCCGTCAGCCGCAGGGCAACACCGGCGAGATCACCGTCGTGCAGGTGCTGGAAGAACCGATGGTGCTGGCCGTGCCGTCCGCACATCCGCTGGCGCTCACGGGCCGGGCGGGAAAAGCCGCCGTGCCGATGACGGCCATTGCCTCGGAAAAGCTGATTCTCTACCGGCGCCGCGCAGGGCAGGGACTGTACGACGCGATCATCGCCGCATGCCACGGCGCCGGTTTCAGCCCGGCCATCGAACAGGAAGCGCCGCGTCTGTTGACGACGCTCTCGCTCGTCGCGGCCGGGTTGGGGGTTTCGGTGGTACCGGCGTCGCTCATGCGCATGCAGATCGAGGGGATCGTCTACCGGCCCCTCGCACCGCCGCCGCGTGCACCGCTGTGTTGCGCCTATCGAGAAGGCGTACTCGCCGGTCCCACGGCGCGGCTGCTCGAACATGTGAACGCCGCGGTGCAAACCATCGCCAAGGCATGA
- a CDS encoding chromate transporter gives MNTQAPFTSSPPGTPGKSDTRLASNTPATPVAADGVHDVSVTDSPSIRALFFGFLGLGMTAFGGALPLARRMIVDKHRWISGAEFTDLLGLCQFLPGGNIINLSVALGMRFHGWRGALASILGLIAAPSAVVIALGTIYQRFQNDAHVKHLFAGLAAAAAGLLIQMAWKVAWPLRKSVVLGGVAVACFIAIAVLRVPLVLTMLVMTPISFYATWRVSQ, from the coding sequence ATGAACACTCAGGCCCCGTTCACCTCCTCCCCCCCGGGTACGCCCGGGAAGTCCGACACCCGCCTTGCGTCGAACACCCCTGCCACCCCGGTCGCCGCCGACGGCGTGCACGACGTATCGGTGACGGACAGCCCGAGCATTCGCGCGCTCTTCTTCGGCTTTCTCGGCCTCGGCATGACCGCGTTTGGCGGGGCGTTGCCACTGGCGCGACGCATGATCGTCGACAAGCATCGCTGGATCAGCGGCGCGGAGTTCACCGATCTGCTGGGTCTTTGCCAGTTTCTACCGGGCGGCAACATCATCAACTTGTCGGTCGCGCTCGGCATGCGTTTTCATGGCTGGCGCGGAGCGCTCGCGTCGATTCTCGGATTGATTGCGGCGCCATCGGCCGTGGTGATTGCGCTGGGCACGATCTATCAGCGCTTCCAGAACGATGCGCATGTGAAGCATCTGTTTGCGGGGTTGGCGGCGGCGGCGGCCGGTCTGTTGATTCAGATGGCATGGAAGGTGGCGTGGCCGCTGCGCAAGTCCGTCGTGCTTGGCGGCGTGGCGGTAGCGTGCTTCATTGCGATTGCGGTACTGCGCGTGCCGCTGGTGCTCACCATGCTCGTGATGACCCCGATTTCGTTTTACGCCACCTGGAGGGTTTCGCAATGA
- a CDS encoding chromate transporter, whose protein sequence is MTGTLISLALIFTQLSVLAFGGGNTILPEMERQVVDLHHWMTSEQFSALFALGQAAPGPNLMIVTLVGWHVAGWQGMLVTTLAKFGPSSLITVGVLHLWQRFRDRPWRRIVQAGLMPMTAGLVAASAALIAEASATSWLLAGITTSVAVLAIRTRVHPLWWLAAGSVAGLLGGAYL, encoded by the coding sequence ATGACCGGTACCCTCATCTCGCTTGCGCTCATCTTCACTCAGCTGTCCGTACTCGCTTTCGGTGGCGGCAACACGATCCTGCCGGAGATGGAGCGGCAAGTGGTCGATCTGCATCACTGGATGACATCCGAACAATTCAGCGCGCTGTTCGCACTGGGACAGGCTGCACCGGGGCCGAACCTCATGATCGTGACGCTCGTCGGCTGGCATGTCGCGGGCTGGCAAGGCATGCTCGTCACGACACTGGCCAAGTTCGGCCCGTCGTCGCTCATTACGGTCGGTGTGCTGCATCTGTGGCAGCGCTTCCGCGATCGTCCGTGGCGACGCATCGTGCAGGCGGGGCTGATGCCGATGACGGCGGGGCTCGTGGCCGCGAGCGCGGCGCTGATCGCCGAAGCCTCGGCCACGTCGTGGCTGCTCGCGGGCATCACGACAAGCGTGGCAGTGCTGGCCATCAGAACCCGCGTGCATCCCCTGTGGTGGCTCGCGGCGGGCAGCGTCGCCGGGCTGCTGGGCGGCGCATACCTCTGA
- a CDS encoding LysE family translocator — protein sequence MPTLATLATFVAVVLGLFLIPGPAVLLTITRTVQGGRRAGVMTGMGIALGDLVHTLCAAVGLSAVLMTSALAFDVVKYVGAAYLIYLGVKALRERPSDPQLPVAPKVSPGRAFAQAVATEVLNPKTALFFLAFMPQFVHTSEGNAFGQFLVLGLVFVAMSALYTAAIAMSVRPLGKFVGRLTWLLRWQGKIIGTIFIGLGLRVAMQQR from the coding sequence ATGCCGACCCTTGCCACGCTTGCCACATTCGTTGCCGTTGTCCTCGGGCTTTTTCTGATTCCCGGCCCGGCCGTCTTGCTGACCATCACCCGCACCGTGCAGGGCGGACGCCGCGCCGGTGTCATGACCGGCATGGGCATTGCGCTGGGCGATCTGGTGCACACGCTGTGCGCGGCGGTCGGGCTCTCGGCGGTGTTGATGACGTCCGCGCTGGCGTTCGACGTCGTCAAATATGTGGGTGCGGCCTACCTGATCTATCTGGGCGTCAAAGCGCTGCGTGAGCGGCCGTCCGATCCGCAGTTGCCGGTTGCGCCGAAAGTCTCGCCGGGGCGCGCATTCGCTCAGGCGGTAGCGACCGAGGTGCTCAATCCGAAGACCGCCCTGTTCTTCCTCGCCTTCATGCCGCAGTTCGTGCATACGAGCGAGGGCAATGCCTTCGGGCAATTCCTCGTGCTGGGGCTGGTGTTCGTAGCGATGAGCGCGCTTTATACGGCGGCCATTGCGATGTCGGTGCGTCCGCTCGGCAAGTTCGTGGGACGCCTCACCTGGCTGTTGCGCTGGCAGGGCAAGATCATCGGCACCATCTTCATCGGCCTGGGCCTGCGCGTCGCCATGCAACAGCGCTGA
- a CDS encoding DUF3047 domain-containing protein: MQRIVSTLRSPYVTLCAQAFHPPSRRATGAALAAVVAWLAALAYVPNAISADASAGGGSAAVPFSKASPGSALPTGWQNLPVVSGKKLTAYTVVADGKRNVIEANSVDSASALVAKGDGIDLNVTPVVAWRWKVDKAIPGADNLASDKEDAPARLVFFFDGDKSSLSFGDRAAMTLAKAGGEDLPYATLMYIWSNDAPVGGVIQNPHTDRVQMMVVAGGDASLGKWQTFSRNVAADYERVYKEKPGKLLGYGIFTDSDNTHATARAWYGDVRFDAGK, translated from the coding sequence ATGCAACGCATTGTCTCGACGCTTCGTTCGCCGTACGTCACTCTTTGCGCGCAAGCCTTCCACCCGCCGTCCCGTCGCGCGACGGGGGCGGCATTGGCTGCGGTCGTCGCCTGGCTCGCCGCGCTGGCCTATGTTCCCAACGCCATTTCGGCCGACGCAAGCGCCGGTGGCGGCTCGGCAGCCGTGCCTTTCTCGAAAGCCAGTCCGGGTAGCGCGCTACCGACGGGATGGCAGAACTTGCCCGTGGTGAGCGGCAAGAAGCTCACCGCCTACACCGTCGTGGCCGATGGCAAGCGCAACGTCATCGAGGCCAATTCGGTCGATTCGGCGTCGGCGCTCGTCGCCAAGGGTGACGGTATCGATCTGAACGTCACGCCGGTCGTCGCGTGGCGATGGAAGGTCGACAAAGCCATTCCGGGCGCGGACAACCTCGCGAGCGACAAGGAGGATGCGCCGGCGCGACTCGTGTTTTTCTTCGACGGCGACAAGTCGTCGCTGTCGTTCGGGGACCGTGCGGCGATGACGCTGGCCAAGGCGGGGGGCGAAGACTTGCCGTACGCAACGCTCATGTACATCTGGTCCAACGATGCACCGGTGGGCGGTGTCATCCAGAACCCGCACACCGACCGGGTGCAGATGATGGTCGTGGCGGGCGGCGATGCGTCGCTCGGCAAGTGGCAGACGTTCTCACGCAACGTCGCGGCCGATTACGAGCGCGTCTATAAAGAGAAGCCGGGCAAGTTGCTCGGTTACGGCATTTTCACCGATAGCGACAACACCCATGCGACAGCGCGCGCGTGGTATGGCGACGTACGATTCGACGCGGGGAAATAG
- a CDS encoding peptidoglycan D,D-transpeptidase FtsI family protein, whose amino-acid sequence MQKKRQPKDVTFSASPVLQSRMSLWRSKFVVIVITLAFIGLVIRAFWIAGPGNGFYIAQGEKRYEHAIVMPGVRGKIEDRDGRVLATSLPMRTIWAVPAEVPDDLSDSDVQKASKLLDIPAKELRTKLIGEKKFVYVKRQVSPEIGKQVEALGIPGVYESSEYKRFYPEGEVAAHVVGFTNVEDKGQEGMELGEESLLEGAAGVRRVIKDRIGRTIQDLDDSSPPRDGQDIRLTLDTRVQYIAYEALKNALDRTGAKAAMAVVIDAKTGQVLALTNLPTYNPNDRGHLTGEQLRNRVFTDVFEPGSILKPFTMALALDLHRLTPTTPIDTGPGRYVFEGATITDDSANGTLTAAGVIQKSSNIGMTKVSTMLRAEEMWDMFTEIGLGQQPKLGFPGAVSGRLRPYKSWRRIEQATMAYGYGISASLFQLARAYTIFANDGVMVPISIIKPDTPVQAEGVRVIDTRTASEMRKMLASVVDTGGTATTAQVAGYSIGGKTGTAYKAGAHGYDHSKYRASFVGIAPLSAPRLVIAVSVDEPKASQHFGGQAAGPAFAEIASQALPLLGIRPDLPVRPGVILAAPTSDTPPDDKPPHG is encoded by the coding sequence ATGCAAAAGAAACGCCAGCCCAAGGACGTCACGTTCTCCGCAAGTCCTGTTTTGCAATCGCGCATGTCGTTATGGCGCTCCAAATTCGTCGTCATCGTCATCACCCTCGCTTTCATCGGGTTGGTCATCCGGGCGTTCTGGATTGCCGGACCGGGCAACGGTTTCTACATCGCGCAGGGTGAAAAGCGTTACGAGCATGCCATCGTCATGCCGGGGGTACGGGGCAAGATCGAAGATCGCGACGGTCGCGTGCTTGCGACCAGTCTGCCGATGCGCACCATTTGGGCCGTCCCTGCCGAAGTGCCGGACGACCTTTCCGACAGTGACGTCCAGAAGGCCAGCAAGCTGCTCGACATCCCTGCGAAGGAACTGCGCACCAAGCTCATCGGTGAGAAGAAGTTCGTCTATGTGAAGCGTCAGGTGTCGCCGGAGATTGGCAAGCAGGTCGAAGCGCTGGGCATTCCCGGCGTCTACGAGAGTAGCGAATACAAGCGCTTCTACCCCGAAGGTGAAGTGGCTGCGCACGTGGTTGGCTTTACCAATGTCGAGGACAAGGGACAGGAGGGTATGGAGTTGGGCGAGGAGTCGCTGCTCGAAGGCGCGGCGGGCGTGCGGCGCGTGATCAAGGATCGCATCGGGCGCACGATTCAGGATCTCGACGACTCCAGTCCGCCGCGAGACGGCCAGGACATTCGTCTGACGCTCGACACTCGCGTGCAGTACATCGCTTACGAGGCGTTGAAGAATGCGCTGGACCGCACGGGTGCGAAGGCTGCGATGGCGGTCGTCATCGACGCGAAGACCGGACAGGTGCTGGCCTTGACCAACTTGCCGACGTACAACCCGAACGATCGGGGGCATCTGACGGGTGAGCAGTTGCGCAACCGCGTGTTCACCGACGTCTTCGAGCCGGGGTCGATTCTCAAGCCGTTCACGATGGCGCTGGCGCTGGATCTGCATCGCCTGACGCCAACGACCCCCATCGACACCGGCCCGGGCCGTTATGTCTTCGAGGGAGCGACGATCACAGACGACAGTGCGAACGGCACGTTGACGGCGGCGGGCGTGATTCAGAAGTCGAGCAACATTGGCATGACGAAGGTGTCGACGATGTTGCGTGCGGAAGAGATGTGGGACATGTTCACCGAGATCGGTCTGGGACAGCAGCCCAAGCTGGGCTTTCCGGGTGCGGTATCGGGTCGTCTGCGTCCGTACAAGTCGTGGCGGCGGATCGAGCAGGCGACGATGGCGTACGGTTACGGGATTTCGGCGTCGCTGTTCCAGTTGGCGCGGGCGTACACGATCTTCGCGAACGATGGCGTGATGGTGCCCATTTCGATCATCAAGCCGGATACGCCGGTACAGGCGGAGGGCGTGCGGGTGATCGATACGCGCACGGCGTCCGAGATGCGCAAGATGTTGGCCAGCGTGGTCGACACGGGCGGGACGGCAACGACGGCGCAGGTGGCGGGATACAGCATTGGTGGGAAGACGGGGACGGCATACAAGGCCGGGGCGCATGGGTACGACCATTCGAAGTACCGTGCGTCGTTCGTGGGGATAGCGCCGTTGTCGGCACCGCGATTGGTGATTGCGGTGTCGGTGGATGAGCCGAAGGCATCGCAGCACTTTGGTGGTCAGGCGGCGGGCCCGGCATTTGCGGAGATAGCGTCGCAGGCGCTGCCGTTGTTGGGCATTCGTCCGGACCTGCCGGTGCGCCCGGGGGTCATACTGGCGGCCCCGACGTCGGATACGCCGCCGGACGACAAGCCGCCGCATGGTTAA